The following are encoded in a window of Collinsella aerofaciens genomic DNA:
- the gmk gene encoding guanylate kinase produces the protein MSAQDSKLFVISGPSGAGKGTLVTRVRERRSNLGLTVSATTRAPRKGEVDGVNYFFLTREEFDRRVANGEFVEWAEVHGNCYGTLVSEVTSKLASGASLILEIDVQGALQVKERFPEAVLIFIKPPSLEVLRERLVGRGTETPETIELRMANAADELALADRYDDVVVNDDLDRATDELVRVLDMHERI, from the coding sequence GTGAGCGCTCAGGATTCCAAGCTCTTTGTGATTTCTGGACCGTCAGGAGCAGGCAAGGGTACGCTCGTCACTCGTGTGCGCGAGCGCCGCTCGAACCTGGGCCTGACGGTTTCGGCTACCACGCGAGCACCACGCAAAGGTGAGGTCGACGGCGTCAACTACTTTTTTCTGACGCGCGAGGAGTTCGACCGCCGCGTGGCAAACGGTGAGTTTGTTGAGTGGGCCGAGGTTCACGGTAACTGCTACGGCACGTTGGTGAGCGAGGTCACATCCAAGCTCGCCTCTGGCGCATCTCTGATTTTGGAGATCGATGTCCAGGGCGCCCTGCAGGTGAAGGAGCGTTTCCCCGAGGCCGTGCTGATCTTTATCAAGCCACCTTCGCTCGAGGTGCTTCGCGAGCGTCTAGTCGGTCGCGGTACCGAGACGCCCGAGACGATTGAGCTGCGTATGGCAAACGCCGCCGATGAGCTTGCCCTTGCCGACCGCTACGACGACGTCGTGGTGAATGACGATCTCGACCGCGCGACCGATGAGCTCGTTCGCGTTCTCGATATGCATGAAAGGATCTGA
- the mihF gene encoding integration host factor, actinobacterial type: MALPQLTDEQRKQALEKAAAARHARAELREQIKKGEKSLESVLNSDDPIASRMKVSTLIESLPGYGKAKAAKIMEELGISATRRVQGLGVRQREQLLEQLTK, translated from the coding sequence ATGGCACTCCCTCAGCTTACCGATGAGCAGCGCAAGCAGGCTCTTGAGAAGGCTGCTGCCGCACGTCACGCCCGCGCTGAGCTTCGCGAGCAGATCAAGAAGGGCGAGAAGTCCCTCGAGTCCGTGCTCAACTCCGATGACCCCATCGCTTCCCGCATGAAGGTTTCCACCCTCATCGAGTCTCTCCCTGGTTATGGCAAGGCCAAGGCCGCCAAGATCATGGAGGAGCTCGGTATCTCCGCTACCCGTCGCGTCCAGGGCCTCGGCGTCCGTCAGCGCGAGCAGCTCCTCGAGCAGCTGACCAAATAA
- the pyrF gene encoding orotidine-5'-phosphate decarboxylase yields the protein MLETDARDRVIVALDCDRERALELAHELSGHAAWLKVGMTLYYAEGPEIVKTFKDLGFKVFLDLKFHDIPHQVRGAARSASLAGADLLSVHGLGSGAMLAACREGAEEAREDRAKLVAITVLTSMNQDALSEIGVESPVAEEAARLAKLAQANGIDGIVCSPMEAHDMRELLGPDALIVTPGVRPVGAALGDQSRVATPSQAIERGASHIVVGRPITGADDPVATFDAIVAELVENVA from the coding sequence ATGCTAGAGACCGATGCCCGCGACCGCGTAATCGTCGCCCTCGACTGCGACCGTGAGCGTGCGCTCGAGCTTGCCCACGAGCTTTCGGGCCATGCCGCCTGGCTCAAGGTTGGCATGACGCTCTATTACGCTGAGGGCCCCGAGATCGTCAAGACCTTTAAGGACCTGGGCTTTAAGGTCTTCCTTGACCTTAAGTTCCATGATATTCCGCATCAGGTTCGCGGTGCCGCCCGTTCGGCCTCGCTTGCCGGTGCCGACCTGCTCTCGGTTCACGGCTTGGGTTCGGGCGCCATGCTCGCTGCCTGCCGCGAGGGTGCCGAGGAGGCGCGCGAGGACCGCGCCAAGCTCGTCGCCATCACCGTGCTCACGAGCATGAATCAGGATGCCTTGAGCGAGATTGGCGTCGAGTCGCCCGTGGCCGAGGAGGCCGCCCGCCTGGCAAAGCTCGCTCAGGCCAACGGCATCGATGGCATCGTGTGCTCGCCGATGGAGGCTCACGACATGCGTGAGCTGCTGGGTCCCGATGCCCTGATCGTGACTCCGGGTGTGCGTCCGGTGGGTGCCGCCTTAGGCGACCAGTCCCGCGTGGCGACGCCTTCCCAGGCTATCGAGCGTGGCGCAAGCCACATTGTGGTGGGCCGACCCATCACCGGCGCCGACGATCCGGTTGCCACCTTTGACGCCATTGTCGCCGAGCTGGTCGAAAACGTCGCGTAA
- a CDS encoding dihydroorotate dehydrogenase: MAVDFGGVKMQNPINTAAGTFGYGWQFQNFFDVSQLGAITTKGCAAEPWPGNPAPRMAEIPGGMINSVGLQNPGVAAFARESGPWLEQLSKDGCQVICQVAGHSVEEFVRALEMYVELCPWAAGYEINVSCPNIAAGGAAMGSTPEGASSVMAACRKVTDKPLFVKMAPVNVAEIARALEAAGADGLSVINSIQGMAIDVHTRKSRVAKPKGGLSGPLCHHIAVRMVWEVAQAVDIPINGVGGVMTGEDAAEFILAGATCVSVGMANFVDPCASLKIAHELEAWAESQGVKDINELVGAFEC, translated from the coding sequence ATGGCCGTCGATTTCGGCGGCGTCAAGATGCAGAACCCCATCAACACCGCAGCCGGTACCTTTGGCTACGGTTGGCAGTTCCAGAACTTCTTTGATGTTTCCCAGCTGGGCGCCATCACCACCAAGGGTTGCGCTGCCGAGCCCTGGCCCGGCAACCCCGCGCCCCGCATGGCCGAGATCCCGGGCGGCATGATCAACTCCGTGGGCCTTCAGAACCCTGGTGTGGCTGCCTTTGCTCGCGAGTCCGGTCCGTGGCTCGAGCAGCTCTCCAAGGACGGTTGCCAGGTCATCTGCCAGGTCGCCGGTCACTCCGTCGAGGAGTTTGTCCGCGCGCTCGAGATGTATGTCGAGCTGTGTCCCTGGGCTGCCGGCTACGAGATCAACGTGAGCTGCCCTAATATCGCCGCCGGCGGTGCCGCCATGGGCTCCACGCCCGAGGGCGCCTCTTCCGTTATGGCTGCCTGCCGTAAGGTGACCGATAAGCCGCTGTTCGTGAAGATGGCGCCGGTCAACGTCGCCGAGATCGCCAGGGCCCTCGAGGCTGCCGGTGCCGACGGCCTTTCAGTCATCAACTCTATCCAGGGCATGGCCATCGACGTCCATACCCGCAAGTCCCGCGTGGCCAAGCCCAAGGGCGGCCTTTCGGGCCCGCTGTGCCACCACATCGCCGTGCGCATGGTCTGGGAGGTTGCCCAGGCCGTCGATATCCCCATCAACGGTGTCGGCGGTGTCATGACCGGAGAAGATGCGGCCGAGTTTATCCTGGCCGGCGCCACCTGCGTGTCGGTCGGTATGGCCAACTTCGTCGATCCGTGCGCTTCGCTCAAGATCGCGCATGAGCTCGAGGCCTGGGCCGAGTCCCAGGGCGTAAAGGACATCAACGAACTGGTAGGTGCTTTCGAATGCTAG
- a CDS encoding dihydroorotate dehydrogenase electron transfer subunit, protein MHDFEVVSNQEIADGIFSLVISAPKLASALKPGQFVNIAVPGDASSLLRVPLSFYRADAQAGTVELWYAVVGDDTRRLSQMAPGSTSNLLGPGGRGWMVPEGTRKALLVAGGIGVPPVLCLAGMLAEQGVAVDVCLGFGTASKAVGIDEFRALCDTVNVCTDDGSLGTHGFCTDPAAELLGEGGYDYVASCGPAVMMKKVAAAAAEAGAYCEVSLERMMSCGFGACNTCNVETVDGMKGACMCGPVFDASKVVVF, encoded by the coding sequence ATGCACGACTTCGAGGTCGTCTCGAACCAGGAGATCGCCGACGGCATCTTCTCGCTCGTCATCTCGGCCCCCAAGCTTGCAAGTGCGCTCAAGCCCGGTCAGTTTGTGAACATTGCCGTGCCCGGCGATGCGTCCTCGCTGCTTCGCGTGCCCCTGAGCTTCTATCGCGCCGACGCCCAGGCCGGTACCGTCGAGCTGTGGTACGCCGTCGTGGGTGACGACACCCGTCGTCTGTCGCAGATGGCCCCCGGCTCCACCTCTAACCTGCTGGGCCCCGGTGGCCGTGGCTGGATGGTACCCGAGGGCACCAGGAAGGCCCTGCTCGTCGCCGGCGGCATCGGCGTTCCGCCCGTGCTGTGCCTCGCCGGCATGCTTGCCGAGCAGGGTGTGGCCGTCGACGTGTGCCTGGGCTTTGGCACCGCGTCCAAGGCCGTGGGCATCGATGAGTTCCGCGCTCTGTGCGACACGGTCAACGTTTGCACTGACGACGGTTCGCTCGGCACGCACGGTTTTTGCACCGATCCTGCCGCCGAGCTGCTCGGCGAGGGCGGCTACGACTATGTCGCCAGCTGCGGTCCCGCCGTCATGATGAAGAAGGTCGCCGCCGCTGCCGCCGAGGCCGGTGCCTACTGCGAGGTGTCGCTCGAGCGCATGATGAGCTGTGGCTTTGGCGCCTGCAACACCTGCAATGTCGAGACGGTCGACGGTATGAAGGGTGCTTGCATGTGCGGCCCCGTGTTCGATGCTTCCAAGGTGGTGGTCTTCTAG
- a CDS encoding dihydroorotase — MALLLKNAHVVDPSVELDGVVDVLIDGDKIAEVGENLAVEGAEVRDLSGKYLVPGLVDMHVHLREPGYEVKEDIESGTRAAAKGGFTGVCAMPNTDPVTDNGTVVEFVKSRAAEVGHCRVYPSGAMTRGLKGEAMSEMGDMVAHGAVAFTDDGRGVQGAGMLRRCMDYGKMFGKVFMSHCQDEDLVGHGQINEGKVSTRLALEGWPAAGEELQIARDIEIAKLTGAKLHIQHISTAHGLEIVRAGKAAGVQVTCEATPHHMFLTENDLDETYNTSLKVNPPLRTEEDAEAIRQGVIDGTVDVIVTDHAPHTPWEKAREFELAPFGMIGLETSLSLVLTELVNTGKMSVGRMVELMAIKPREILGLDQVQVKAGSVADLTVFDPSATWTVGEDGYESRAENSGFAGRTLTGRATDVFVGGKQTLADGCIC; from the coding sequence ATGGCCTTGCTTCTTAAGAATGCCCACGTCGTCGACCCGTCCGTCGAGCTTGACGGTGTCGTTGACGTCCTGATTGACGGCGATAAGATCGCCGAGGTCGGCGAGAATCTCGCCGTCGAGGGAGCCGAGGTCCGCGACCTTTCCGGCAAGTACCTCGTCCCCGGCCTGGTGGACATGCACGTCCACCTGCGCGAGCCCGGCTACGAGGTCAAAGAGGACATTGAGAGCGGCACCCGCGCAGCTGCCAAGGGCGGCTTTACCGGCGTGTGCGCCATGCCCAACACCGACCCCGTTACCGACAACGGTACCGTCGTTGAGTTTGTCAAGTCCCGCGCTGCCGAGGTCGGCCACTGCCGCGTCTATCCGTCGGGCGCCATGACCCGCGGTCTTAAGGGCGAGGCCATGTCCGAAATGGGCGATATGGTCGCCCACGGCGCCGTCGCCTTCACCGACGACGGTCGCGGCGTGCAGGGCGCAGGCATGCTCCGTCGCTGCATGGACTACGGCAAGATGTTCGGCAAGGTCTTTATGAGCCACTGCCAGGACGAGGACCTGGTCGGCCACGGCCAGATCAATGAGGGCAAGGTCTCGACCCGCCTGGCTCTCGAGGGCTGGCCGGCTGCCGGCGAGGAGCTCCAGATCGCCCGCGACATCGAGATCGCCAAGCTGACCGGTGCCAAGCTGCACATCCAGCACATCTCCACCGCCCATGGCCTGGAGATCGTGCGTGCCGGTAAGGCCGCTGGCGTTCAGGTTACCTGCGAGGCCACCCCGCATCACATGTTCCTGACCGAGAACGACCTGGACGAGACCTACAACACCTCGCTCAAGGTCAATCCGCCGCTGCGTACCGAGGAGGATGCCGAGGCCATCCGTCAGGGCGTCATCGACGGCACCGTCGACGTTATCGTCACCGATCACGCTCCCCACACCCCGTGGGAGAAGGCCCGCGAGTTCGAGCTTGCGCCCTTTGGCATGATCGGTCTCGAGACCTCGCTGTCGCTCGTGCTCACCGAGCTGGTCAACACGGGCAAGATGAGCGTGGGCCGTATGGTCGAGCTCATGGCCATCAAGCCGCGTGAGATCCTGGGCCTCGACCAGGTTCAGGTCAAGGCGGGCTCCGTTGCCGACCTGACCGTGTTCGACCCCTCTGCCACCTGGACGGTCGGCGAGGACGGTTACGAGTCGCGCGCCGAGAACTCCGGTTTTGCCGGCCGCACGCTTACCGGTCGTGCCACCGATGTGTTTGTCGGCGGTAAGCAGACGCTCGCCGACGGCTGCATCTGCTAG
- a CDS encoding aspartate carbamoyltransferase catalytic subunit, protein MAFNHKHLIDITEYSEEDIKLILETAKAFSEVNERAIKKVPTLKGKTIVNMFNEPSTRTRSSFELAEKRLSADSLNFGGSSTSTVKGESLVDTVETLNAYKIDCIVVRDKHAGAPYIVTQNSPASVICAGDGKHNHPTQALLDLYTIWEHKGDFHGLKVAIVGDIAHSRVCGSLIPALKIMGCETYAVAPGTLLPPAPEVLGCDHVTSDLDSVLPELDVVYMLRVQQERLEGAPFPTIREYHKLFGLTKDREKLMKPDAIICHPGPINRGVEFDSYMADHPQRSVILEQVYAGICVRMAILYLLLGGADNGLAS, encoded by the coding sequence GTGGCGTTCAACCATAAGCACCTGATCGACATTACCGAGTACTCCGAAGAGGACATCAAGCTCATCCTCGAGACCGCCAAGGCGTTCTCCGAGGTCAACGAGCGTGCGATCAAGAAGGTCCCCACGCTCAAGGGCAAGACCATCGTCAACATGTTCAACGAGCCCTCGACGCGCACCCGCAGCTCCTTCGAGCTCGCCGAGAAGCGTCTTTCGGCCGACAGCCTCAACTTTGGCGGCTCCTCGACCTCCACGGTCAAGGGCGAGAGCCTCGTCGACACCGTCGAGACCCTTAACGCCTATAAGATCGACTGCATCGTCGTGCGAGATAAGCACGCCGGTGCTCCCTACATCGTCACGCAGAACTCGCCCGCGAGCGTCATCTGCGCCGGCGACGGCAAGCACAACCATCCCACGCAGGCCCTGCTCGACCTGTACACCATCTGGGAGCACAAGGGCGACTTCCACGGTCTGAAGGTCGCCATCGTCGGCGATATCGCGCACTCCCGTGTTTGCGGTTCGCTGATCCCCGCCCTTAAGATCATGGGCTGCGAGACCTACGCCGTCGCCCCCGGCACGCTGCTGCCGCCGGCGCCCGAGGTCCTGGGCTGCGACCACGTGACGAGCGACCTCGATTCCGTCCTGCCCGAGCTGGACGTCGTCTACATGCTGCGCGTGCAGCAGGAGCGCCTCGAGGGTGCCCCGTTCCCGACCATTCGTGAGTACCACAAGCTCTTCGGTCTGACCAAGGACCGCGAGAAGCTCATGAAGCCCGATGCGATTATCTGCCACCCGGGCCCCATCAACCGCGGCGTCGAGTTCGACTCCTATATGGCCGACCACCCGCAACGCTCCGTCATCCTGGAGCAGGTCTACGCCGGTATCTGCGTGCGTATGGCTATCCTGTATCTGCTGCTTGGAGGTGCCGATAATGGCCTTGCTTCTTAA
- the pyrR gene encoding bifunctional pyr operon transcriptional regulator/uracil phosphoribosyltransferase PyrR codes for MGTTSPKAVIMDETAVNRAMTRIAHEILERNEGCEDLALVGIVTRGDLLAKKLAEEIKEIEGVDVPLGSLDISFYRDDYATNFAPAIHATNIPFSVDGKRVVLVDDILYTGRTIRAALDAVMDLGRPSRIELAVLVDRGHRELPISPDFVGKNVPSSHEENVHLYMKEVDGHTAVEINDVAPGSHVGSAPLGGE; via the coding sequence ATGGGCACGACTTCCCCCAAGGCGGTCATCATGGACGAGACCGCCGTCAATCGAGCGATGACCCGCATCGCGCACGAGATTCTCGAGCGCAACGAGGGCTGTGAAGACCTCGCTCTGGTCGGCATCGTCACGCGCGGCGACCTTCTGGCAAAGAAGCTCGCCGAGGAGATCAAGGAGATCGAGGGCGTCGACGTTCCGCTCGGCAGCCTCGACATCAGCTTCTACCGCGATGACTACGCTACCAATTTCGCTCCCGCGATCCACGCCACCAACATTCCCTTTAGCGTCGACGGCAAGCGCGTCGTGCTGGTGGACGACATCCTGTATACGGGCCGTACCATTCGCGCCGCTCTCGACGCCGTCATGGACCTGGGCCGTCCGAGCCGCATCGAGCTGGCAGTCCTCGTTGACCGCGGCCACCGCGAGCTCCCCATCTCGCCGGACTTTGTCGGCAAGAACGTTCCCTCGTCGCATGAGGAGAACGTGCACCTATATATGAAGGAAGTCGACGGCCACACCGCTGTCGAGATTAACGACGTCGCGCCGGGTTCCCACGTGGGCTCCGCGCCGCTGGGAGGTGAGTAG
- the rpmB gene encoding 50S ribosomal protein L28, translating into MSKVCEVCGKHPVAGRSISHSHRVTNRKFRPNIQRVYVVVDGHRRKMNVCSTCLKSGKVARS; encoded by the coding sequence ATGTCCAAAGTTTGCGAAGTTTGCGGTAAGCACCCCGTTGCCGGTCGCTCCATCAGCCACTCTCACCGCGTCACCAACCGTAAGTTCCGCCCCAACATCCAGCGCGTCTACGTTGTCGTCGATGGTCACCGTCGCAAGATGAACGTTTGCTCCACCTGCCTCAAGTCCGGCAAGGTTGCGCGCTCCTAA
- a CDS encoding transposase — protein MKGEIMPRCARPVSITGYYHVFDRGNSKQIIFEDDSDRYRFLSDISDRFARHDVAVLAWCLMDNHFHLMVDDPFDNLSKAMQCALTAYAKYFNGKTGRTGHLFDNRYSRVAVESDTQAVQLLDYIHLNPVKGALDSLEAYRWSSYKAYQLGYDPFDICDAAPMLDVVGGSRRYCEHLKKVGGRIWSVEVLPRRRIPDEEALSVAREVLPSIDPALLKALPRPERDACLLRLRRAHLTVKQIARITGIGATSVTKATAGWKDAA, from the coding sequence TTGAAAGGAGAGATTATGCCCCGATGCGCCCGCCCCGTTTCGATCACCGGCTATTACCACGTCTTTGACCGCGGCAACTCCAAACAGATTATTTTTGAAGATGACTCCGACCGTTATCGTTTCTTATCGGATATCTCGGACAGGTTTGCGCGCCATGACGTGGCGGTGTTGGCTTGGTGCCTTATGGACAACCACTTCCATTTGATGGTTGATGACCCATTTGACAACCTTTCAAAGGCAATGCAGTGCGCGCTGACGGCATATGCTAAGTATTTCAATGGGAAAACGGGGAGAACGGGACATCTGTTTGACAATCGCTATTCGCGGGTCGCGGTTGAGTCGGACACGCAGGCGGTGCAGCTGCTCGACTATATTCATCTCAATCCCGTGAAGGGTGCGCTTGACTCGCTCGAGGCGTACCGCTGGTCAAGCTATAAGGCATATCAGCTGGGCTATGATCCCTTTGACATCTGTGATGCGGCCCCTATGCTCGATGTTGTCGGAGGCTCCCGTCGCTATTGCGAGCATCTCAAGAAAGTTGGCGGGCGCATCTGGTCAGTGGAGGTTCTTCCGCGCCGGAGGATCCCCGATGAGGAGGCTCTTTCCGTTGCGCGCGAAGTCCTGCCGAGCATAGATCCTGCGCTGCTCAAGGCCCTGCCACGCCCCGAACGCGATGCCTGCCTGCTGAGGCTCAGGCGGGCACATCTCACGGTCAAGCAAATTGCCCGTATCACCGGTATTGGCGCCACAAGCGTGACCAAGGCTACTGCAGGCTGGAAGGATGCAGCGTGA
- the adhE gene encoding bifunctional acetaldehyde-CoA/alcohol dehydrogenase, with protein MVKKSPENTTPAIVDNVEALEAKLAQMREAQALFATYTQEQVDKIFYEAAMAANKARIPLAKMAIEETGRGVLEDKVIKNHYAAEYIYNAYKNTKTCGVLERDEAYGITKIAEPIGIVGAVIPTTNPTSTAIFKTLISLKTRNAIIISPHPAAAKCTIAAAKLVLDAAVKAGAPEGIIGWVDVPSIELTNMVMRDVDIILATGGPGMVKAAYSSGKPALGVGAGNTPVVIDDTADVLLAVNSIIHSKTFDNGMICASEQSVTVIDTIYDQVKAEFQKRGCYFVKQGAEMEALRAAMFKNGALDHRIPGMAAAKIAELAGIEVPAKTKILIAEVTSTDPAKEEFSHEKLSPVLAMYHAKDFQEAVDKAEHLVLAGGPGHTASLYVHPAQAEKISLFEHVMKACRIVINTPSSHGGIGDLYNFGMKPSLTLGCGSWGGNSVSENVGVKHLINVKTVAERRENMLWFRAPEKVYFKKGSTPVALDELGNVMGKKRAFIVTDQFLFKNGNTRAIEAKLDEMGIAHDCFYDVEPDPSLQCARRGAKQMALFEPDVIIAVGGGSAMDAGKIMWMMYEHPECKFEDMAMDFMDIRKRIFTFPEMGKKAYFVAVPTSSGTGSECTPFAIITDKETGIKWPLADYALLPNMAIVDADNCMTAPRGLTAASGIDVMTHAIESYVSIMASDYTKGLSERAAKLVFENLPSSFTNGAKDPHAREEMHNASCMAGMAFANAFLGLNHSMAHKLGAFHHLPHGIANAVILTRVMRYNAAEAPVKMGTFSQYPYPNALHNYAEMAKYCGIEGKDDKEVFENFITKLEELKDFIGVKKTIADYGVDEQYFLDTLDEMTEQAFNDQCTGANPRYPLMSEIKELYLDAYYGREPQDYAVC; from the coding sequence ATGGTGAAAAAGTCACCGGAAAACACTACTCCCGCAATTGTGGACAACGTAGAGGCGCTTGAGGCTAAGCTCGCTCAGATGCGAGAGGCCCAGGCGCTTTTTGCTACGTACACGCAGGAGCAGGTCGACAAGATCTTCTATGAGGCCGCCATGGCCGCCAACAAGGCTCGTATCCCGTTGGCGAAAATGGCCATCGAGGAGACCGGCCGCGGCGTTCTTGAGGACAAGGTCATCAAGAACCACTACGCCGCAGAGTACATCTACAACGCTTACAAGAACACCAAGACCTGTGGTGTCCTGGAGCGCGACGAGGCTTACGGCATCACCAAGATCGCCGAGCCCATCGGCATCGTGGGCGCCGTCATCCCGACGACCAACCCCACCTCCACCGCAATCTTCAAGACGCTGATCAGCCTGAAGACCCGCAACGCCATCATCATCTCCCCGCACCCGGCTGCCGCCAAGTGCACCATCGCCGCCGCCAAGCTCGTGCTTGACGCCGCCGTCAAGGCTGGTGCCCCCGAGGGCATCATCGGCTGGGTCGATGTCCCCTCCATCGAGCTGACCAACATGGTCATGCGCGACGTCGACATCATCCTCGCCACCGGTGGCCCGGGCATGGTCAAGGCCGCCTACTCCTCGGGCAAGCCCGCCCTGGGCGTTGGCGCCGGTAACACCCCGGTCGTCATCGACGACACCGCCGACGTTCTGCTCGCAGTCAACTCCATCATCCACTCCAAGACCTTCGACAACGGCATGATCTGCGCTTCCGAGCAGTCCGTGACCGTCATCGACACCATCTACGACCAGGTCAAGGCCGAGTTCCAGAAGCGCGGCTGCTACTTCGTCAAGCAGGGTGCCGAGATGGAGGCCCTGCGTGCCGCCATGTTCAAGAACGGCGCCCTCGATCACCGCATCCCCGGCATGGCTGCCGCCAAGATCGCCGAGCTCGCCGGCATCGAGGTTCCCGCCAAGACTAAGATCCTGATCGCCGAGGTCACCTCCACCGACCCCGCCAAGGAGGAGTTCTCCCACGAGAAGCTCTCCCCGGTCCTGGCCATGTACCACGCCAAGGACTTCCAGGAGGCCGTCGACAAGGCCGAGCACCTGGTGCTCGCCGGTGGCCCGGGCCACACCGCCTCTCTGTACGTGCACCCCGCCCAGGCCGAGAAGATCAGCCTGTTCGAGCACGTCATGAAGGCCTGCCGCATCGTCATCAACACCCCGTCCTCGCACGGTGGCATCGGTGACCTGTACAACTTTGGCATGAAGCCGTCTCTGACCCTGGGCTGCGGCTCCTGGGGCGGCAACTCCGTCTCCGAGAACGTTGGGGTGAAGCACTTGATCAACGTTAAGACTGTGGCCGAGCGCCGTGAGAACATGCTGTGGTTCCGCGCTCCCGAGAAGGTCTACTTCAAGAAGGGTTCCACGCCCGTCGCCCTCGACGAGCTGGGCAACGTCATGGGCAAGAAGCGCGCCTTCATCGTTACCGACCAGTTCCTCTTCAAGAATGGCAACACCCGCGCCATCGAGGCCAAGCTCGACGAGATGGGCATCGCCCACGACTGCTTCTACGACGTCGAGCCCGATCCGTCGCTGCAGTGCGCACGTCGCGGCGCCAAGCAGATGGCTCTCTTTGAGCCGGACGTCATCATCGCCGTCGGCGGTGGCTCAGCTATGGACGCCGGCAAGATCATGTGGATGATGTACGAGCACCCCGAGTGCAAGTTTGAGGACATGGCCATGGACTTCATGGACATCCGCAAGCGTATCTTCACCTTCCCCGAGATGGGCAAGAAGGCCTACTTCGTCGCCGTCCCGACCTCCTCGGGTACCGGCTCCGAGTGCACGCCGTTCGCCATCATCACCGACAAGGAGACCGGCATCAAGTGGCCGCTCGCCGACTACGCGCTGCTCCCCAACATGGCTATCGTCGACGCCGACAACTGCATGACCGCCCCGCGCGGCCTGACCGCTGCCTCCGGCATCGACGTCATGACCCACGCCATCGAGTCCTACGTCTCCATCATGGCTTCCGACTACACCAAGGGCCTCTCCGAGCGCGCTGCCAAGCTCGTCTTTGAGAACCTGCCCTCCAGCTTCACGAACGGCGCCAAGGACCCGCACGCCCGCGAGGAGATGCACAACGCCTCCTGCATGGCCGGTATGGCCTTCGCCAACGCCTTCCTGGGCCTCAACCACTCCATGGCTCACAAGCTCGGCGCTTTCCATCACCTGCCCCACGGCATCGCTAACGCCGTCATCCTGACCCGCGTCATGCGCTACAACGCCGCCGAGGCTCCCGTCAAGATGGGTACCTTCTCCCAGTATCCTTACCCCAACGCGCTGCACAACTACGCCGAGATGGCCAAGTACTGCGGTATCGAGGGCAAGGACGACAAGGAGGTCTTCGAGAACTTCATCACGAAGCTCGAGGAGCTCAAGGACTTCATCGGTGTCAAGAAGACCATCGCCGACTACGGTGTTGACGAGCAGTACTTCCTCGACACCCTCGACGAGATGACCGAGCAGGCATTCAACGACCAGTGCACCGGCGCTAACCCGCGCTACCCGCTCATGAGCGAGATCAAGGAGCTCTACCTGGACGCCTACTACGGCCGCGAGCCCCAGGACTACGCCGTCTGCTAG
- a CDS encoding aminoglycoside phosphotransferase family protein: protein MLLPDSKTELVRRGNKVVYDLGDKIVKVFNETKPVSDVFNEALNLARINECGIRSPKALEVSQLENANGWALVTEKVPGTTLAEKMTAEPQRFGEYLEMFVDLQIEIHGYTSPLLNRQRDKFARMIDSLDQLNATTRYNLQERLDGMTKEFKVCHGDFNPSNVIVGDDGQLYVCDWAHATQGSPAADVATTYLLFALNSKDQAEAYLELYCDRADMPMQVVRQWTSIVAASELARKRNVNDEFLKNWIDVVDYQ, encoded by the coding sequence ATGCTGCTACCCGATTCCAAGACCGAGCTCGTCCGCCGTGGCAACAAGGTCGTTTACGACCTGGGCGACAAGATCGTCAAGGTCTTTAACGAGACCAAGCCTGTCTCCGACGTGTTCAACGAGGCTTTGAATCTTGCCCGCATCAATGAGTGCGGCATCCGCAGCCCCAAGGCTCTCGAGGTTTCCCAGCTCGAGAACGCCAACGGCTGGGCGCTCGTGACCGAGAAGGTTCCGGGCACCACCCTTGCCGAGAAGATGACTGCCGAGCCCCAGCGCTTCGGTGAGTACCTCGAGATGTTCGTCGACCTCCAGATCGAGATCCACGGCTACACCTCCCCGCTGCTCAACCGTCAGCGCGACAAGTTCGCCCGCATGATCGACAGCCTTGATCAGCTCAATGCCACCACGCGTTACAACCTTCAGGAGCGTCTGGACGGTATGACCAAGGAGTTCAAGGTCTGCCACGGCGACTTCAACCCCTCCAACGTCATCGTCGGCGACGACGGCCAGCTCTATGTGTGCGACTGGGCACACGCTACCCAGGGCTCCCCTGCTGCCGACGTTGCCACCACCTACCTGCTCTTTGCCCTCAACAGCAAGGACCAGGCCGAGGCTTATCTGGAGCTCTACTGCGACCGCGCCGACATGCCCATGCAGGTCGTGCGTCAGTGGACGAGCATCGTCGCCGCCTCCGAGCTCGCTCGTAAGCGCAACGTGAACGATGAGTTCCTGAAGAACTGGATCGACGTCGTCGATTATCAGTAA